In the genome of Spirochaetia bacterium, one region contains:
- a CDS encoding DUF4867 family protein: protein MNIRPVTSEYFNTYGAVISGYDVSGLLKTLDEKTPKPGKGTVYVASCSDLEKVLITKELEANAYGGLPIEVGYCNGNNHVLNCLEYHRGSELNIPSQDVILLLADKRKMKDNTIDTQEIEAFLVPAGTVVQLYETTLHYAPCTAPGQEGFRVVIVLLKGTNTQKEDIVVKSDEDKLLFARNKWLVAHKDSPEAKRGAFVGLHGINLTV, encoded by the coding sequence GTGAATATTCGACCGGTAACTTCAGAATATTTCAATACTTATGGGGCGGTTATTTCCGGCTATGATGTCAGTGGCTTGCTCAAGACGCTTGATGAGAAGACTCCTAAGCCTGGAAAAGGTACGGTCTATGTAGCAAGTTGTTCGGATTTGGAGAAAGTTTTGATTACAAAAGAGCTTGAAGCCAATGCATACGGCGGCTTGCCCATAGAGGTCGGTTACTGCAATGGCAATAACCATGTACTCAATTGCTTGGAATATCATCGGGGAAGTGAGCTCAATATTCCATCTCAGGATGTAATCCTTTTACTGGCAGACAAAAGGAAGATGAAGGACAATACGATTGATACACAGGAAATAGAAGCTTTTCTTGTTCCTGCCGGAACGGTTGTCCAACTTTATGAAACGACCTTGCATTATGCTCCTTGTACTGCTCCGGGGCAAGAAGGCTTTCGCGTTGTCATTGTTCTTCTGAAAGGTACCAATACACAAAAGGAAGATATTGTTGTGAAAAGCGACGAAGACAAGCTCCTCTTCGCAAGAAATAAATGGCTTGTTGCACATAAGGATAGTCCGGAAGCAAAGAGAGGGGCTTTTGTGGGCTTGCATGGAATCAATCTGACCGTATAG
- a CDS encoding LacI family DNA-binding transcriptional regulator: MAITIKDIAAKAGVSRGTVDRVLHNRPGVNSEVAIRIRTLCRTMGYTTNKAGRLLAANKSPIRIGCLLPSIGNHFFDELIRGLETFQEDNKDYGLSLDIRNIKGYGLEEHCRYMDSLVAKGADALLIVSPDDPMVAKKIETFTKQGLPVGCVNTDIPTSLRLFYIGPDYYQSGCTSAGMLALMTKEPQHILIVSGSRSMYGHNQRVKGFLDTLQAKGLDYKIVDMLESLDDENHGYELSRKALETHKEITTVFIVAGGVAGTCRAIEETRKGHRPHILTFDRSKATAQLLERGIIDATVCQQPYRQGYESVSKMFDYLVNKKQGTVPDTIVDTVLVIKENAMNPDQHKTS, from the coding sequence ATGGCAATTACAATCAAGGATATTGCAGCCAAAGCAGGTGTTTCAAGAGGAACGGTAGACAGGGTACTGCACAACCGTCCCGGAGTAAACAGTGAAGTTGCCATCCGAATCAGAACTTTATGCCGGACAATGGGTTACACCACCAATAAAGCCGGCAGGCTCCTTGCGGCCAATAAATCCCCGATAAGAATCGGCTGCTTGCTTCCAAGTATAGGCAATCATTTCTTTGACGAGCTTATCAGAGGCCTTGAAACCTTCCAGGAAGACAACAAGGACTATGGCCTTTCTTTGGATATAAGGAATATAAAAGGATATGGACTGGAAGAACATTGCCGATACATGGACAGCCTTGTTGCAAAAGGAGCGGATGCCCTCCTTATCGTTTCACCCGACGATCCGATGGTTGCCAAGAAAATAGAAACCTTCACAAAGCAAGGATTGCCTGTCGGCTGCGTCAATACGGATATCCCGACATCTTTGAGACTTTTCTATATAGGGCCGGATTACTACCAATCAGGTTGTACTTCTGCGGGAATGCTAGCCTTAATGACAAAAGAGCCACAGCATATACTCATTGTTTCCGGTTCTCGATCCATGTATGGACATAACCAAAGGGTAAAAGGATTTCTTGATACCCTACAGGCAAAGGGCCTGGACTACAAAATCGTTGACATGCTGGAATCTCTTGATGATGAGAACCATGGATACGAACTGAGCAGAAAAGCTTTGGAAACACACAAGGAAATAACTACCGTTTTTATCGTTGCCGGTGGCGTTGCAGGAACATGCCGGGCCATTGAAGAAACAAGAAAAGGGCACAGACCGCATATCCTTACTTTCGACAGAAGCAAGGCCACGGCACAGTTACTGGAACGCGGCATCATAGATGCAACTGTCTGTCAGCAACCTTATCGGCAAGGATATGAATCTGTTTCCAAGATGTTTGATTATCTGGTAAACAAAAAACAAGGAACTGTTCCTGATACTATTGTCGATACAGTACTTGTCATCAAGGAAAATGCAATGAATCCGGACCAACACAAGACATCATGA
- a CDS encoding L-fucose/L-arabinose isomerase family protein, translating into MQNIPKVKLGIIAVSRDCFVISLSQSRRKAIVEAFGPGLYEAKTTVENELDAKKAVEEVVAAGCNALCVFLGNFGPETPETQIAQYFEGPVMYAAAAEDGADKLVGDRGDAYCGMLNCSYNLGLRKIKAVIPSYPVGTAADIVRMLKDFIPVARAIIGLSSLKVISFGPRPQDFFACNAPIKPLYDLGIEIQENSELDLLVAYRSHANDKRIPAVVKDMEQELGKGEHYPDLLPKLAQYELTLLDWIEANRGSRSYVVFANKCWPAFPKEFGFEPCYVNSRLASKGIPVACETDIYGAVSEYIGTCITDAPVTLLDINNTVPEDMYSDQIQGKYPYVLHDTFMGFHCGNTPSCRLTCGTLNYQLIQNRLLEDGGTPDFTRGTLEGDIAAGPITFFRLHGNPDSSLQAYVAQGEVLPVPTRSFGGIGVFAISEMGRFYRHVLISKHYPHHGAVTFGHVGKALYALFDYLGIPDISFNQPKGMLYKDENPFD; encoded by the coding sequence ATGCAGAATATTCCAAAAGTAAAATTGGGAATCATAGCTGTGTCACGGGATTGTTTTGTCATTTCTCTTTCACAGTCTCGCAGAAAGGCAATTGTCGAAGCTTTTGGGCCAGGGTTATACGAAGCCAAGACAACGGTAGAAAACGAACTCGATGCCAAGAAAGCCGTCGAGGAAGTAGTAGCTGCCGGATGCAATGCACTATGCGTTTTCCTTGGGAACTTTGGTCCGGAGACACCGGAGACTCAAATTGCACAGTATTTCGAAGGACCTGTTATGTATGCTGCTGCAGCAGAGGATGGAGCAGACAAGCTGGTCGGTGACAGGGGAGATGCTTACTGTGGGATGCTGAATTGTTCCTATAACCTAGGGCTTAGGAAAATTAAGGCTGTCATCCCTTCTTATCCTGTCGGTACTGCTGCAGACATTGTAAGAATGCTCAAGGATTTTATCCCGGTAGCCAGAGCTATCATAGGGCTGTCCAGTCTGAAGGTAATTTCTTTTGGACCTCGGCCCCAGGACTTTTTTGCCTGCAACGCTCCGATAAAGCCATTGTATGATCTTGGGATTGAAATTCAGGAAAATTCTGAGCTTGACTTGCTGGTTGCTTATCGCAGCCATGCAAATGACAAACGTATTCCTGCCGTGGTCAAGGATATGGAACAGGAACTAGGAAAAGGAGAACACTATCCTGATCTTCTGCCGAAGTTGGCACAGTATGAACTTACCTTGCTTGATTGGATAGAAGCAAACAGAGGTTCGCGTTCCTATGTAGTCTTTGCAAATAAATGTTGGCCGGCATTTCCTAAGGAATTTGGCTTTGAACCTTGTTACGTAAATAGCCGGCTGGCATCCAAGGGCATTCCTGTTGCATGTGAAACTGATATCTACGGTGCTGTTTCAGAGTATATCGGAACCTGTATTACCGATGCCCCGGTTACCTTGCTTGATATCAACAATACCGTACCAGAGGATATGTATAGCGACCAGATTCAAGGAAAATATCCGTATGTCCTGCATGATACCTTCATGGGCTTCCATTGTGGTAATACGCCATCATGTAGACTTACATGCGGAACACTTAATTACCAGCTGATTCAAAATCGCCTTTTGGAAGACGGTGGTACACCTGATTTTACAAGGGGAACATTGGAAGGGGATATTGCCGCAGGACCTATAACGTTCTTCAGATTACACGGCAATCCTGATTCTTCTCTTCAGGCATATGTAGCTCAGGGAGAAGTGCTTCCTGTACCTACTCGTTCTTTTGGGGGAATCGGAGTCTTTGCAATTTCTGAAATGGGCAGATTCTATCGACATGTCTTGATTTCCAAGCATTACCCGCATCACGGTGCCGTTACCTTCGGACATGTAGGCAAGGCTCTGTATGCATTGTTTGATTATCTGGGAATTCCTGATATTTCTTTCAACCAGCCCAAGGGAATGCTGTATAAGGATGAAAATCCTTTTGATTGA
- the gdhA gene encoding NADP-specific glutamate dehydrogenase gives MYDLETFMTWLKQKNPGQKEFLQAAREVLECILPVVNDNPVYCKNKIPERITEPDRIYEFKVEWEDDNGEIQVNRGWRVQFNNALGPYKGGLRFHASVTLDSLKFLGFEQTFKNSLTGLPMGGGKGGSDFNPRGRSDSEILRFCRSFMSELYHYIGSNTDVPAGDIGVGGREIGFLYGQYKRLKKENTGVLTGKGPGWGGSLVRPEATGYGTMYFAQEMLSRNGDSIKGKRIAISGFGNVAWGAVMKAAQLGAKVVTISGPDGYILDEEGINTKEKMDYMLYLRASNNDVVAPYAKRFNAKFIPHKKPWEVPVAMAFTCAIQNELDIADAKQLVAGGCKYIIETSNMGVTSTAMEYLLEQKIDFAPGKAANAGGVAVSGLEMSQNAMHLSWPADEVDEKLKHIMQNIHQMCVKEGLREDGTVNYVRGANIAGFRKVADAMVAQGY, from the coding sequence AATCCAGGACAGAAAGAATTTCTGCAGGCTGCAAGGGAAGTGCTTGAATGCATTCTGCCGGTAGTCAATGACAATCCGGTATATTGTAAGAACAAGATTCCTGAAAGGATTACCGAACCTGACAGAATCTATGAATTTAAGGTTGAATGGGAAGATGACAACGGAGAAATACAAGTAAATCGAGGTTGGAGGGTACAGTTCAACAATGCACTGGGACCGTACAAAGGGGGACTGAGGTTCCATGCATCAGTTACGTTGGATTCCCTGAAATTTCTTGGTTTTGAGCAGACCTTCAAGAACAGCCTGACAGGGCTTCCGATGGGCGGAGGCAAAGGTGGTTCTGATTTCAATCCGAGGGGAAGAAGCGATAGTGAAATATTACGGTTCTGTCGGAGTTTCATGAGTGAGCTTTATCATTATATCGGAAGTAATACCGATGTTCCTGCCGGAGATATCGGAGTCGGAGGTAGGGAGATAGGTTTCCTTTATGGGCAGTACAAACGTCTGAAGAAAGAAAATACAGGTGTGCTTACGGGAAAAGGGCCCGGTTGGGGAGGATCTTTGGTAAGACCTGAAGCAACGGGCTATGGAACAATGTATTTTGCCCAAGAAATGCTAAGCCGTAACGGGGATTCAATCAAGGGAAAACGAATTGCAATAAGCGGCTTTGGCAATGTTGCCTGGGGCGCAGTCATGAAAGCTGCGCAATTGGGAGCCAAAGTTGTTACTATCAGTGGCCCTGATGGCTATATCTTGGATGAAGAAGGCATCAATACCAAGGAAAAAATGGACTATATGCTGTATCTGAGGGCCTCAAACAATGATGTTGTAGCTCCCTATGCCAAGCGCTTCAATGCTAAGTTTATTCCACACAAGAAGCCTTGGGAAGTTCCTGTGGCCATGGCATTTACCTGCGCCATTCAGAATGAGCTGGATATAGCGGATGCAAAACAACTTGTTGCCGGCGGCTGCAAATATATAATAGAAACGAGCAACATGGGCGTTACTTCGACGGCTATGGAATATCTGCTTGAGCAAAAGATTGATTTTGCACCGGGTAAGGCTGCAAATGCCGGAGGCGTGGCTGTCTCAGGACTTGAGATGAGCCAAAATGCCATGCATCTGTCATGGCCTGCTGATGAAGTTGATGAGAAGCTGAAACATATCATGCAGAATATACATCAGATGTGTGTCAAGGAAGGTCTCCGTGAGGATGGAACCGTCAATTATGTCAGAGGAGCTAACATAGCAGGTTTCCGCAAGGTAGCCGATGCAATGGTTGCACAAGGGTATTGA